Proteins from one Terriglobales bacterium genomic window:
- a CDS encoding acetyl-CoA C-acetyltransferase has protein sequence MDDAVIISGVRTAIGKFQGSLGEVTAPQLGAAVVREAVKRAGLEPAQVDECIMGNVVSAGLGQNPSRQAALLGGLPPSVGAMTINKVCGSGLKAVALAAQAVQTGNAEIVVAGGMESMSNAPYLLPQARKGYRLGNAQIIDAVVHDGLWEIYNNYHMGQTAENVADKYKVPREVQDEFAVNSHKKAIAAWKECRFSSQIVAVEIPGKKKGDPPVKFEKDESPREDTTLESLAKLKPVFKKEGTVTAGNAPGMNDGGAALVVTSAAKAKALGKQPMARIVAQATSGIDPAWVMMAPVDAVRKIWQKTGWKPEDVDLYELNEAFSVQAWAVTKELGIDAGRVNVNGGAVALGHPIGASGARVLVTLLYEMQRRNVHRGIAALCLGGGNAVAMAVER, from the coding sequence ATGGATGACGCAGTCATTATTTCCGGCGTACGCACCGCCATCGGTAAGTTCCAGGGCTCGCTCGGGGAAGTCACCGCGCCACAGTTGGGCGCGGCCGTGGTGCGTGAAGCAGTGAAGCGCGCGGGGCTCGAGCCCGCGCAGGTCGACGAATGCATCATGGGCAACGTGGTCTCCGCGGGGCTCGGCCAGAATCCCTCGCGCCAGGCCGCGCTGCTCGGCGGGCTCCCGCCCAGCGTGGGCGCCATGACCATCAACAAGGTGTGCGGCTCCGGGCTGAAGGCCGTCGCGCTCGCCGCTCAGGCCGTGCAGACCGGCAACGCGGAGATCGTCGTGGCCGGCGGCATGGAGTCGATGAGCAACGCGCCCTACCTTTTGCCGCAGGCGCGCAAGGGCTACCGCCTCGGCAACGCGCAGATCATCGACGCCGTCGTGCACGACGGCCTGTGGGAGATCTACAACAACTACCACATGGGCCAGACCGCCGAGAACGTCGCCGACAAGTACAAAGTCCCGCGTGAGGTGCAGGACGAGTTCGCCGTGAACTCGCACAAGAAAGCGATCGCCGCGTGGAAGGAGTGCCGCTTCAGCTCGCAGATCGTCGCGGTCGAGATCCCCGGCAAGAAGAAGGGCGATCCGCCCGTCAAGTTCGAGAAGGATGAATCGCCGCGCGAAGACACCACGCTCGAGTCGCTCGCCAAGCTGAAACCGGTCTTCAAGAAGGAGGGCACCGTCACCGCCGGAAACGCGCCCGGCATGAACGACGGCGGCGCCGCGCTCGTCGTCACCAGCGCCGCGAAGGCGAAGGCGCTCGGCAAGCAGCCGATGGCCCGCATCGTCGCGCAGGCCACCAGCGGCATCGACCCCGCCTGGGTGATGATGGCGCCGGTCGACGCCGTCCGCAAGATCTGGCAGAAGACGGGATGGAAGCCCGAAGACGTGGACCTCTACGAGCTGAACGAAGCCTTCAGCGTGCAGGCGTGGGCGGTGACGAAGGAGCTCGGCATCGACGCCGGCCGCGTGAACGTGAACGGCGGCGCGGTCGCGCTCGGGCATCCCATCGGAGCCAGCGGCGCGCGCGTGCTCGTCACGCTGCTCTACGAGATGCAGCGGCGCAACGTGCACCGCGGTATCGCCGCGCTCTGCCTCGGCGGCGGCAACGCGGTGGCCATGGCCGTGGAGCGTTAG
- a CDS encoding DinB family protein produces MTISRRALLRNSLVTAAAAAVPALAQSKPGSAAPVASANPQLDDLKQALATSHAFSVDMANAMPEEKYHFKPVPLDEIRTFGQQMVHIADGVRNLYQRFVEKKDVQFAEAAKEQFASKAEVIAKLDEAYKYVEDAVAKLTDADLDRPTPFFGKSEVPLRRVLRTILDHSTHHRAQTVVYIRLNGLKPATYRA; encoded by the coding sequence ATGACCATCTCCCGCCGTGCTCTGCTGCGCAACTCCCTGGTCACCGCCGCCGCTGCCGCCGTGCCGGCCCTCGCCCAAAGCAAGCCGGGCTCCGCGGCTCCGGTGGCGAGCGCGAACCCGCAACTCGACGACCTGAAGCAGGCCCTTGCCACTTCGCACGCTTTCAGTGTGGACATGGCGAACGCGATGCCGGAGGAGAAGTACCACTTCAAGCCGGTGCCGCTCGACGAGATCCGCACCTTCGGCCAGCAGATGGTCCACATCGCCGACGGTGTCCGCAACCTCTACCAGCGCTTCGTGGAGAAGAAAGACGTGCAGTTCGCCGAAGCCGCGAAGGAGCAGTTCGCCTCCAAGGCCGAGGTGATCGCGAAGCTCGACGAGGCGTACAAGTACGTGGAAGACGCGGTCGCCAAGCTCACCGACGCCGACCTCGACCGTCCCACGCCTTTTTTCGGCAAGAGCGAAGTCCCGCTGCGCCGCGTGCTGCGCACGATCCTCGACCACAGCACGCACCATCGCGCGCAGACCGTCGTCTATATAAGGTTGAACGGGCTGAAGCCGGCGACCTACCGCGCCTAG
- the rho gene encoding transcription termination factor Rho, producing MTIAELKEKNITELTKIARSLDLPGASGLRKQDLIFKILQAQSEKEGHIFAEGVLEILPDGYGFLRSPDYNYLPGPDDIYVSPSQIRKFDLKTGDTVSGQVRPPHEGEKYFALVKIEAVNFESPDEARNKILFDNLTPLYPQERVKLETARENIGARVMDLLTPLGKGQRALIVSPPRAGKTMILQNIANSITTNHPEVVLIVLLIDERPEEVTDMQRSVKGEVISSTFDEPAARHVQVAEMVIEKAKRLVEHKRDVVILLDSITRLARAYNTIVPPSGKVLSGGVDSNALQRPKRFFGAARNIEEGGSLSIIATALIETGSRMDDVIFEEFKGTGNSEVILDRKLSDKRVFPAIDIQRSGTRKEELIIPKEDLARIWVLRKVLNPLSPVEAMELLIDKLSKTRSNGEFLANMSSL from the coding sequence ATGACAATCGCAGAACTCAAAGAGAAGAACATCACGGAGCTGACCAAGATCGCACGTTCGCTCGACCTCCCCGGCGCGAGCGGGCTCCGCAAGCAGGACCTCATCTTCAAGATCCTGCAGGCCCAGAGCGAGAAGGAAGGGCACATCTTCGCGGAAGGCGTCCTGGAGATCCTGCCAGACGGCTACGGCTTCCTGCGTTCGCCCGACTACAACTACTTGCCTGGCCCCGACGACATCTACGTCTCTCCCTCGCAGATCCGGAAGTTCGACCTGAAGACCGGCGACACGGTGAGCGGGCAAGTGCGGCCGCCGCACGAGGGCGAGAAGTACTTCGCGCTGGTGAAGATCGAGGCGGTGAACTTCGAGTCGCCCGACGAGGCGCGCAATAAGATCCTGTTCGACAACCTGACGCCGCTCTACCCGCAGGAGCGAGTGAAGCTGGAGACGGCGCGCGAGAACATCGGCGCGCGCGTCATGGACCTGCTCACGCCGCTCGGCAAGGGGCAGCGCGCGCTCATCGTCTCGCCGCCGCGCGCGGGCAAGACGATGATCCTGCAGAACATCGCCAATTCCATCACCACCAACCACCCGGAAGTCGTGCTCATCGTGCTGCTCATCGACGAGCGCCCGGAAGAAGTCACCGACATGCAGCGTTCGGTGAAGGGCGAGGTCATCAGCTCGACTTTCGACGAGCCGGCGGCGCGGCACGTGCAGGTCGCCGAGATGGTGATCGAGAAGGCCAAGCGGCTGGTGGAGCACAAGCGCGACGTCGTGATCCTGCTGGACTCGATCACGCGACTGGCGCGCGCCTACAACACCATCGTCCCGCCCTCGGGCAAGGTGCTCTCCGGCGGCGTGGACTCCAACGCCCTGCAGCGCCCGAAGCGCTTCTTCGGCGCAGCCCGCAACATCGAGGAAGGCGGCTCGCTCAGCATCATCGCGACCGCGCTCATCGAGACCGGCAGCCGCATGGACGACGTGATCTTCGAAGAGTTCAAGGGCACGGGCAATTCGGAAGTCATCCTCGACCGCAAGCTCTCCGACAAGCGCGTGTTCCCGGCCATCGACATCCAGCGCTCGGGCACCCGCAAGGAAGAGCTCATCATCCCGAAAGAGGACCTGGCGCGCATCTGGGTGCTGCGCAAGGTGCTGAACCCGCTCAGCCCGGTCGAGGCCATGGAGCTGCTCATCGACAAGCTGAGCAAGACGCGGTCGAACGGAGAATTCCTCGCCAACATGAGCTCGTTGTAA
- a CDS encoding CPBP family intramembrane glutamic endopeptidase codes for MHCSSCGSPNADDSKFCARCGGALAAAAVAVAAPAPAVSGDLLGQKQQVAPYWHTLLMILILVGLSITGARRVQRAETAHTPRPLLYATTIAMQWTMLGFVWLGVRRRGYKLRDLTGKPWKSVEDALLDVAIAAGFWIGAVVVLAVTARLIRFAPKLEDARKALDFIAPSNALELGIWVLLALTAGICEEIIFRGYLQRQFAALSRSVVAGILISAALFGASHAYEGGQRMILIGLLGAMLGALAVWRKNLRPSMIAHTWQDVFAGFGLFVLRRLRG; via the coding sequence GTGCACTGTTCGAGCTGCGGCAGTCCCAACGCGGACGATTCGAAGTTTTGCGCGCGCTGCGGCGGCGCGCTGGCCGCAGCCGCGGTCGCGGTCGCGGCGCCGGCGCCGGCTGTCTCCGGCGACCTGCTCGGCCAAAAGCAGCAGGTCGCGCCCTACTGGCACACGCTGCTGATGATCCTGATTCTGGTCGGGCTGTCGATCACCGGAGCGCGCCGCGTGCAGCGCGCCGAGACCGCGCACACGCCGCGCCCGCTGCTGTATGCCACGACCATCGCGATGCAGTGGACGATGCTCGGCTTTGTATGGCTGGGCGTCCGGCGCCGCGGCTACAAGCTGCGCGACCTGACCGGCAAGCCGTGGAAGTCCGTGGAAGACGCGCTGCTCGACGTCGCCATCGCGGCGGGCTTCTGGATCGGCGCGGTGGTGGTGCTGGCGGTCACGGCCCGGCTGATCCGATTCGCGCCCAAACTGGAAGACGCGCGCAAGGCGCTGGACTTCATCGCGCCCAGCAACGCGCTGGAACTGGGCATCTGGGTGCTGCTCGCGCTCACGGCGGGGATCTGCGAGGAGATCATCTTCCGCGGTTACCTGCAGCGGCAGTTCGCCGCGCTCTCGCGCAGCGTCGTCGCCGGCATCCTGATCTCGGCGGCGCTGTTCGGCGCGTCGCACGCCTACGAAGGCGGACAGCGCATGATCCTGATCGGGTTACTGGGCGCGATGCTGGGCGCGCTCGCGGTGTGGCGGAAGAATCTGCGGCCTTCGATGATCGCGCACACGTGGCAGGACGTGTTCGCGGGCTTCGGGCTGTTCGTGCTGCGACGTCTGCGCGGATGA
- a CDS encoding DNA recombination protein RmuC, with translation MTEIVLAVVAIGAVAVAVVALMRARGGAAPEVAALRNDVNILRETNSKSIDLIAKQVQSIATNVQTSLEAVRSDVGNRLDANVSAMQQTSKTVGDRIATVHSAFASLQKQVGEMSEQARQIADVSKGLGDLERILSAPKLRGGVGEMQLENLLAQVFAREQYDVQFRFASGDIVDAVVHLPQGDVAIDSKFSLENFRRMAEAENDAERKAARRDFLKDVKKRIDEIAGKYIRPAEGTLPLALMYVPAENVYYEAVIRDENGDDIYDYCVQRRVFPVSPNSLYAYLQTIIVGMNGMRVSQRAETILREIQSLKLEFEDFDAVYGKLGTHLKNAVNNYEACARELNKLESRLLSLSGSDAQKTLFEEKKRALSAGE, from the coding sequence ATGACTGAGATCGTGCTGGCGGTCGTTGCGATCGGCGCGGTGGCGGTGGCGGTGGTCGCCCTGATGCGGGCGCGCGGTGGTGCGGCGCCGGAAGTCGCCGCGCTCCGCAACGACGTCAATATCCTGCGCGAGACCAATTCCAAGTCCATCGACCTGATCGCGAAGCAGGTGCAGTCCATCGCGACCAACGTGCAGACGTCGCTCGAAGCGGTGCGCTCCGACGTCGGCAACCGCCTCGACGCGAACGTCTCCGCCATGCAGCAGACCTCGAAGACCGTCGGCGACCGCATCGCCACCGTCCACAGCGCCTTCGCCAGCCTGCAGAAGCAGGTCGGCGAGATGAGCGAGCAGGCGCGGCAGATCGCCGACGTCTCCAAGGGACTCGGCGACCTGGAGCGCATCCTGAGCGCGCCCAAGCTGCGCGGCGGCGTGGGCGAGATGCAGCTCGAGAACCTGCTCGCCCAGGTGTTCGCACGCGAGCAGTACGACGTGCAGTTCCGCTTCGCGAGCGGCGACATCGTCGACGCGGTCGTCCACCTGCCGCAGGGCGACGTCGCCATCGATTCCAAGTTCTCGCTGGAGAATTTCCGCCGCATGGCCGAGGCGGAGAACGACGCCGAGCGCAAGGCCGCGCGCCGCGATTTCCTCAAGGACGTCAAGAAGCGCATCGACGAGATCGCCGGCAAGTACATCCGGCCCGCGGAGGGCACGCTGCCGCTCGCGCTCATGTACGTCCCGGCGGAGAACGTGTACTACGAAGCCGTCATCCGCGATGAGAACGGTGACGACATCTACGATTACTGCGTGCAGCGCCGCGTCTTCCCGGTCTCGCCCAACTCGCTCTACGCCTACCTCCAGACCATCATCGTCGGCATGAACGGCATGCGGGTGAGCCAGCGCGCCGAGACCATCCTGCGCGAGATCCAGTCGCTCAAGCTGGAGTTCGAAGACTTCGACGCCGTCTACGGCAAGCTCGGCACGCACCTCAAGAACGCGGTGAACAATTACGAGGCGTGCGCGCGCGAACTGAACAAGCTGGAAAGTCGCTTGCTGAGCCTCTCCGGCAGCGATGCGCAGAAGACGTTGTTCGAGGAGAAGAAGCGCGCGCTCAGCGCCGGCGAGTAG
- a CDS encoding tetratricopeptide repeat protein: MFARTFFCTALIALTAVFSVAQRSLLSPNDHSADASIASISGSVRTADDKPAKDARVELVNLTSGQVVAAGYTNLGGTFDFSNIPNGSYEVSVVSGLDEARERIELRGLGAIVNLRFPRPASAEAGNSTSVSVADMKVPGKARDALKKARSALSKQEFEDASRYVEEALAIHPEYSEALTLRGILKLDAGKIDAACEDFDHAIKADNGNSTAYFALGAAYNMTSRFDDALRTIDRGIALAPNSWQAYFEMGKAFLGKGSYDAAVRQLNKAQDMGPKNYPLIHLVKAHALLGLKNYAEAMAELQWYIERAPQGDRNSAQARQMLDKVRAFAAAPVGK, translated from the coding sequence ATGTTCGCCCGGACTTTCTTCTGTACGGCCCTCATCGCGCTGACCGCGGTGTTCTCTGTGGCGCAGCGCTCCCTGCTGTCGCCGAACGATCACTCCGCGGACGCCTCCATCGCTTCCATCAGCGGCAGCGTCCGCACGGCCGACGACAAGCCCGCCAAGGACGCGCGCGTGGAACTCGTCAACCTCACCAGCGGCCAGGTGGTCGCGGCCGGCTACACCAACCTCGGCGGAACCTTCGATTTTAGCAACATCCCGAACGGCTCCTACGAGGTCTCCGTGGTCTCCGGGCTCGACGAAGCGCGCGAGCGCATCGAGCTGCGCGGTTTGGGGGCGATCGTCAACCTGCGCTTCCCGCGCCCGGCCTCCGCCGAAGCCGGCAACAGCACCAGCGTCTCGGTGGCCGACATGAAAGTGCCGGGCAAGGCCCGGGACGCCCTCAAGAAGGCGCGCTCCGCTCTCTCCAAGCAGGAGTTCGAGGATGCGTCGCGCTACGTCGAGGAAGCGCTCGCCATCCACCCCGAGTACAGCGAGGCGCTCACGCTCCGCGGCATCTTGAAGCTCGACGCCGGCAAGATCGACGCGGCGTGCGAGGACTTCGACCACGCCATCAAGGCCGACAACGGCAATTCGACGGCCTACTTCGCGCTCGGCGCGGCCTACAACATGACCTCGCGGTTCGACGATGCGCTGCGCACCATCGACCGTGGCATCGCGCTCGCGCCCAACTCCTGGCAGGCCTACTTCGAGATGGGCAAGGCCTTCCTCGGCAAGGGCAGCTACGACGCCGCGGTCCGCCAGCTCAACAAGGCGCAGGACATGGGCCCGAAGAACTATCCGCTCATCCACCTGGTAAAGGCGCACGCGCTGCTCGGCCTGAAGAACTACGCCGAGGCGATGGCCGAGCTGCAGTGGTACATCGAGCGCGCGCCGCAGGGCGACCGCAACTCGGCGCAAGCCCGCCAGATGCTCGACAAGGTGCGCGCCTTCGCCGCCGCTCCCGTCGGCAAATGA
- a CDS encoding YifB family Mg chelatase-like AAA ATPase codes for MLFKTLSAAVYGIDANIIEVEVDVSGMQAPDGGNFNTVGLPDAAVRESRERIRAALKNCGYDVPPTHITINLAPADIKKEGSGFDLPMALGILGCYGALTRKTLADYALVGELSLDGGVRGVRGTLPIAVAARDKGIKNLIVPEINAREAAVVAGVNVFPVKSLVDVVHLVNSGNSIAPMAVSAEAALNQARHFGVDFADVRGQQTAKRALEVACAGGHNILMIGPPGSGKTMLAKRIPTILPPLTFDEALETTKIHSVAGVLEPGAGLVGTRPFRSPHHTISDAGLIGGGMIPRPGEVSLAHHGVLFLDELPEFPRNVLEVMRQPLEDGHVSIARAAMSLTFPARFMLAAAMNPCPCGYHNDQRHRECHCTGPMIQRYVSKISGPLLDRIDIHIDVPAVNYKEMRSAASPENSDKILGRVIRAREVQLNRFAAAGERIYANAQMGSREIRTYCDLSSDCEHLLERAMTQQGLSARAHDRILKVARTVADLEGAANIEPKHIAEAIQYRTLDRTYWA; via the coding sequence ATGCTCTTTAAGACGCTGAGCGCCGCGGTCTACGGCATCGACGCCAACATCATCGAGGTCGAGGTCGACGTCTCGGGCATGCAGGCGCCGGACGGCGGCAACTTCAACACCGTCGGGCTGCCGGATGCCGCGGTGCGCGAGAGCCGCGAGCGCATCCGCGCCGCGCTCAAGAACTGCGGTTACGACGTCCCGCCGACGCACATCACCATCAACCTCGCCCCCGCCGACATCAAGAAGGAAGGCTCCGGCTTCGACCTGCCGATGGCGCTCGGCATCCTCGGTTGCTATGGCGCGCTCACGCGCAAGACGCTCGCAGACTACGCGCTGGTCGGCGAGCTCTCGCTCGACGGCGGCGTGCGCGGCGTGCGCGGCACCCTGCCCATCGCGGTCGCCGCGCGCGACAAGGGCATCAAGAACCTCATCGTGCCTGAGATCAATGCGCGCGAGGCCGCGGTCGTCGCCGGCGTGAACGTCTTCCCGGTGAAGTCGCTGGTCGACGTCGTCCACCTGGTGAACTCCGGCAACAGCATCGCGCCCATGGCGGTCTCCGCCGAAGCCGCGCTCAACCAGGCTCGCCACTTCGGGGTTGATTTCGCCGACGTCCGCGGCCAGCAGACCGCCAAGCGCGCCCTCGAGGTCGCCTGCGCCGGCGGCCACAACATCCTGATGATCGGCCCGCCGGGCTCCGGCAAGACGATGCTTGCCAAGCGCATCCCGACCATCCTGCCGCCGCTCACCTTCGACGAAGCGCTGGAGACGACGAAGATCCACAGTGTCGCGGGCGTGCTCGAGCCCGGCGCCGGCCTGGTCGGCACGCGGCCGTTCCGCTCCCCGCACCACACCATCTCCGACGCCGGGCTGATCGGCGGCGGCATGATCCCGCGGCCGGGCGAGGTCTCGCTCGCGCACCACGGCGTGCTCTTCCTCGACGAGCTGCCGGAGTTCCCGCGCAACGTGCTCGAGGTCATGCGCCAGCCGCTCGAAGACGGCCACGTCTCCATCGCCCGCGCCGCCATGTCGCTCACCTTTCCCGCGCGCTTCATGCTCGCCGCCGCGATGAACCCGTGCCCCTGCGGCTACCACAACGACCAGCGGCATCGCGAGTGCCACTGCACCGGCCCCATGATCCAGCGATACGTCTCGAAGATCTCGGGGCCGCTGCTCGACCGCATCGACATCCACATCGACGTCCCCGCGGTGAACTACAAGGAGATGCGCTCCGCCGCCTCGCCCGAGAACTCCGACAAGATCCTCGGGCGCGTCATCCGGGCCAGGGAAGTGCAGCTCAACCGCTTCGCCGCCGCGGGCGAGCGCATCTACGCCAACGCCCAGATGGGCTCGCGCGAGATCCGCACCTACTGCGACCTTTCGTCGGACTGCGAGCACCTGCTGGAGCGCGCCATGACGCAGCAGGGCCTCTCCGCCCGCGCCCACGACCGCATCCTCAAGGTCGCCCGCACCGTCGCCGATCTGGAAGGCGCCGCGAACATCGAGCCCAAGCACATCGCCGAGGCCATCCAGTACCGGACGCTGGATCGGACGTACTGGGCGTGA
- a CDS encoding ATP-dependent DNA helicase codes for MAERVFNPRQKKAIEHERGPMLVVAGAGTGKTTVLTERVARLIQRKLAKPGEIVALTYTIEAAGELRTRVETRLKQKARDLTAVNFHAYAYQLLDQHKRNFQVLDEYDLRVFLRQRLHELPLRIFRKAADPGKFLSNLTEFFSRCHDELVDAARYAKYVDDVKAGRAPLPRVSKSKDQDALSDAEIIARCEEIAAVYRKVEAMLAHHNLGTFGMQITNAVELLRSDPVVLAEERAKARFILVDEFQDSNEALLELVKLLAGDEQNVFAVGDPDQAIYHFRGASAGAFESFRQAFPNVQHVTLSDNYRSTSPILGWAYQVIQANALVPAAPQLSLVREPLQSAREGRARAAGAPLAPARVAVVIHDGSEQEAFEIAGDIEERVQRGEASWSDFAVLYRAGAHREELVSELRRRGIPFLVEKLDALETTEVRDALAAMRALALPSESAALLRLASFPEFGMQPEALRAQLAAARRDTPLVSLLETSAAGKQVLAAIAEVTALLPPQAATAAAYLEAVIKRFRLDRGSPALRAFTEFVAKWQSKPIAGKGTVVEFLDYLEMFRDFAGVIELPASEEEDAVRLMTAHTAKGREFRHVYVIRCVAASFPLYYKEQLFEFPRELRGDVAAARDSKELHGEEERRLFYVAMTRAQDSLTLLAKKDRYGKPLPDGYLRALAKAPGAKDLWEQRPPRAVTLDLAAAAAALPNVSTVAPWLMLAARSEVTTMPLSPSAIEAYEDCPLKFKLKYDWRLPEEPSAALQFGGIIHKLLREYFDQVKSGNTPPDEQVLAQFRAELAQARIDDSLQRELYERDGVQQLTDFLAARRADAGTFEVVSTEKQFKVELAGVMVSGRIDRIDRMPDGSVWILDYKTGKAKDQKDADKSLQLSIYALAAAKLDPQLAPARMVLYNMVTNAPVVTKRTPEALQKAADKVREVAAAVRAGNFAPKPGYHCKWCGYQDLCPATEEKLVKIEKLVTAGGVQ; via the coding sequence GTGGCGGAGCGCGTCTTCAACCCGCGGCAGAAGAAGGCCATCGAGCACGAGCGCGGGCCCATGCTCGTGGTCGCCGGCGCCGGCACCGGCAAGACCACCGTGCTCACCGAGCGCGTCGCGCGGCTCATCCAGCGGAAGCTGGCGAAGCCCGGCGAGATCGTCGCGCTCACTTACACCATCGAGGCGGCCGGCGAGCTGCGCACCCGCGTGGAGACGCGGCTGAAGCAGAAGGCGCGCGACCTCACCGCGGTCAACTTCCACGCCTACGCCTACCAGTTGCTCGACCAGCACAAGCGCAACTTCCAGGTGCTCGACGAGTACGACCTGCGCGTCTTCCTGCGCCAGCGCCTGCACGAGCTGCCCCTGCGCATCTTCCGCAAGGCCGCCGACCCGGGGAAGTTCCTCAGCAACCTCACCGAGTTCTTCTCGCGCTGCCACGACGAACTGGTGGACGCGGCGCGCTACGCGAAGTACGTCGACGACGTGAAGGCCGGCCGCGCGCCCCTGCCGCGCGTGAGCAAGAGCAAGGACCAGGACGCGCTCTCCGACGCCGAGATCATCGCGCGCTGCGAGGAGATCGCCGCCGTCTACCGCAAGGTCGAAGCGATGCTCGCGCATCACAACCTCGGCACCTTCGGCATGCAGATCACCAACGCCGTCGAGCTGCTGCGCTCCGACCCCGTGGTCCTGGCCGAGGAGCGCGCGAAAGCGCGCTTCATCCTGGTCGACGAGTTCCAGGATTCCAACGAAGCGCTGCTCGAGCTGGTGAAGCTGCTGGCCGGCGACGAGCAGAACGTCTTTGCCGTCGGCGACCCCGACCAGGCCATCTATCACTTCCGCGGCGCGAGCGCCGGCGCGTTCGAGAGCTTCCGCCAGGCCTTCCCGAACGTGCAGCACGTCACGCTCTCCGACAACTATCGCTCGACGTCGCCCATCCTGGGCTGGGCGTATCAGGTCATCCAGGCGAACGCGCTCGTCCCGGCCGCCCCGCAGCTTTCCCTGGTGCGCGAGCCGCTGCAGTCGGCGCGCGAAGGCCGCGCGCGCGCCGCCGGCGCCCCGCTGGCCCCCGCGCGCGTCGCCGTGGTGATCCACGACGGCTCCGAGCAGGAAGCCTTCGAGATCGCCGGCGACATCGAGGAGCGCGTGCAGCGCGGCGAAGCGTCGTGGTCCGACTTCGCGGTGCTGTATCGCGCGGGCGCGCACCGCGAGGAGCTGGTCTCGGAGTTGCGCCGCCGCGGCATCCCGTTCCTGGTCGAGAAACTCGACGCGCTCGAGACCACCGAAGTCCGCGACGCGCTCGCGGCCATGCGCGCGCTCGCGCTGCCCTCGGAGAGCGCCGCGCTGCTGCGCCTGGCTTCGTTCCCCGAGTTCGGGATGCAGCCGGAAGCGCTGCGCGCGCAGCTGGCTGCCGCCAGGCGCGACACGCCGCTGGTCTCGCTCCTCGAGACCAGCGCGGCAGGGAAGCAGGTGCTCGCGGCCATCGCGGAAGTCACCGCGCTGCTGCCGCCGCAGGCCGCGACCGCCGCCGCCTACCTCGAAGCGGTGATCAAGCGCTTCCGCCTCGACCGCGGCTCGCCCGCGCTGCGCGCCTTTACCGAGTTCGTGGCCAAGTGGCAGTCCAAGCCCATCGCCGGCAAGGGCACCGTGGTCGAGTTCCTCGACTACCTGGAGATGTTCCGCGACTTCGCCGGCGTGATCGAGCTGCCGGCCAGCGAGGAAGAGGACGCCGTCCGCCTCATGACGGCGCACACCGCCAAGGGCCGCGAGTTCCGTCACGTCTACGTCATCCGGTGCGTCGCGGCTTCGTTCCCGCTGTATTACAAGGAGCAGCTGTTCGAGTTCCCGCGCGAGCTGCGTGGCGACGTGGCGGCCGCGCGCGACTCCAAGGAGCTGCACGGCGAGGAGGAGCGCCGCCTGTTCTACGTCGCGATGACGCGCGCCCAGGATTCGCTCACGCTGCTCGCGAAGAAGGATCGCTACGGCAAGCCGCTGCCCGACGGCTACCTTCGCGCGCTGGCCAAGGCGCCCGGCGCGAAGGACTTGTGGGAGCAGCGCCCGCCGCGCGCCGTCACGCTCGACCTCGCCGCGGCCGCCGCCGCGCTGCCCAACGTCTCCACCGTCGCGCCGTGGCTCATGCTGGCGGCGCGTTCCGAAGTCACGACCATGCCGCTCAGCCCCTCGGCGATCGAGGCCTACGAGGACTGCCCGCTCAAGTTCAAGTTGAAGTACGACTGGCGCCTGCCGGAGGAGCCGAGCGCGGCGTTGCAGTTCGGCGGCATCATCCACAAACTGCTGCGCGAGTACTTCGACCAGGTGAAGTCGGGCAACACGCCGCCGGACGAGCAGGTGCTCGCGCAGTTCCGCGCCGAGCTGGCGCAGGCGCGCATCGACGACTCGCTGCAGCGCGAGCTCTACGAGCGCGACGGCGTCCAGCAGCTCACCGACTTCCTCGCCGCGCGTCGCGCCGACGCGGGAACGTTCGAGGTCGTATCCACGGAAAAACAATTCAAGGTCGAGCTCGCCGGCGTGATGGTCAGCGGGCGCATCGACCGCATCGACCGCATGCCCGACGGCAGCGTCTGGATCCTCGACTACAAGACGGGCAAGGCCAAGGACCAGAAGGACGCCGACAAGTCGCTGCAGCTTTCCATCTACGCGCTCGCGGCCGCGAAGCTCGATCCGCAGCTCGCGCCGGCGCGCATGGTGCTCTACAACATGGTCACGAACGCGCCGGTCGTCACCAAGCGGACGCCGGAGGCGCTGCAGAAGGCCGCCGACAAGGTGCGCGAGGTCGCCGCCGCCGTGCGCGCCGGCAACTTCGCTCCCAAGCCGGGCTACCATTGCAAGTGGTGCGGCTACCAGGACCTGTGTCCCGCCACCGAGGAGAAGCTGGTGAAGATCGAGAAGCTGGTCACCGCGGGCGGGGTGCAGTGA